The window TGCTCCAGCCACCAGAATCTTAATGTAGGCGGTGAATAACATAATTGTAAAACCCTAAAATGGCATGCCCTGAAATCATCCATCACCAAATGCAACTAGGTGCGTAATGAGTCAAGAGTAGACATTAGAGTAATATGTTATCATGATACAACCTACTTTTCTGCCATGAGTTGCCGTTGAACTGATACTTGCTTGCTTCACATTTATGCTTGGGAGAACATAGTTGCTTGTGTTTTGCGTAAATATTATATTTGTAAAGAAAGATAAACTTCATTGGACTTGAGAGAGTGATAAACTGCTCCCATGTTGCTTCACTAGAAGGGTCAGTATAACAGTAGTATATCCGTGTAATGAGGGCGACAATGTATATCGCTTATTTTTGTCGCACAGTTCACCAAAGCTGAATCTGAATGCACATGGCACCGCCTCGGGTTAAGCTGAAAACCCATCCTTAAATTCGATCATATTAAGCgaacaagaaaagaaggaaaataacAGCCGAGATAACAATTAAAAAACATACTATAAGATAAACGAAGTTATAGTGGGGGATTTGGATTGGGCAATAACCATTTCAACACGGAACCCTTAAAGGAATCGTGCAAATCGAAACCTATAAATAAAGGGTAAAACAGAACAATGGCGAAGCAAGAAACCCCGGAGAAAACCCATTAACCACAAAGAAAGCATCGCCAAGCTCCAATCCAACTCGGAATACAACAGATGCGAACGCGTAACTAAGGGAATAAAGCCACATAACCTCCCAAATAATCAAACTCCAAACCCTTAGCATTCACAAGAATCCAACACGCAAACCCTAAATCGCGGCCACGACCCCAAAATCGGACAAGCGACGAAGGCCGAATGCGCCCAACTGCTAAAAAGATCGGGCTGGAACAGAAACCACGGGGAGAACACAAACCCCAAAGCTGGTAAGACTAAAGGTTCACCTTAGGATCATCGCTGCGTGGTGGATCCGCGGGGCCATCGACAGGGAGGAGGGCGCTCTCCACATCGCCGTCGGCCGCGTCGGCAGGGTCCGGAGGGGGAGCCCGTGGGCGGTAGCGGGAGCCGACGCGGGCGACCTTGAAGGAAACGCCCATAAAGGCGTCAGCAGGGTATTGAAGGTGGTGCGGCGACGGAGGAGGCGTTAGGATTCAAATGGGAGAGGGAGACGAAAGGGGGGAGAGAAAGGCGGAGGAGGGCTTCGGGTGTCGGAGTACATGCAAAAGCGACTTTGTATCGTGGAAAGGTGTCGAGCGAGACGTGGGGAAGAGGGGTTGGTTCGTTTTATAGATGCAGTAGCTGGGGGTTATGCTCACCGGGTAGTGAGCCTGAGCGAGCTGCTGTTGTTGCGCGTGTGTGTACGTGTCTACATTCTGAAACAAGGAAACGCGAAGAGGCTCCATTTGGCAAAATTGCAATattaccaataataataataataacaacaagaataataataaatataataactaCAAGCATACATGTcggaaattattttttaaagaaaaaataatgaataatttataaaaaatctcaATAATGAGGTTTTAtcggatgatatcatctttggtttTTACCTTTATGTGTCTTTTTTTATATTATCATctataaaactaaaaaaatatatcCATTGACTATGGTtgactatattttttttatagattgAATCGATTTGATGGACCTAAATTAAGTCAAATTTATGGTTCAATCGGATCAATTTTATTGAATCAAActattttaataaaatttgaagtatttgatttattattattatgacttaaattgctttctttttttttcttaaatcacCCTACTAACCTATTCGACCAATGCGACAACGATGTGAAAGGCTACTGTTGTCGACCTTCTTGCCAATGGTGATCGACAACGTCATGGttttcgtcgtcgtcgtctcctttgttgttgttgtcacCAACATGAAGCAAAGATAGCACGAGCTATAGCCATTTAAAGCGACAAAAGGTGGGCGTTGTCGGACAAGAGAGGAAGGGCAGTCCCACTGACGACGTTGTTGGTAACATTGTTGTCATTGATTTCTTGCTAACAAGCTATTGTCAGAGGAAGGGAGGTCATGGTTGTCGATGCCAATAGCATAGAAGGTGGATGTTGCCTTCACGCTAATAGTATGTCATCCTTCCTATTATTCACCATTATCGTGGTCATCGATTAAACGTTGAGCATCAACGATCAGTGGGACAATCGAGCTTTAGCTTAGTCATCATCCTTCGCCTTCCTATTGATCATCGTGATTGTGGTCATGAGCCTCAGTAATGAGTGATCACCAACATCAATATTCTCCTTGCCATTGGTGTTTGTGAGAGTCCCCATCAATAAAACCATTTATTGAGCATTAGTGACTAATTGGACAATAGAGACTTAGCATAATTGTCACTGATGTCTCGGGAGGTGGCTATCACTGATGTCCTTATTCTTATTGGTCATTGTCGCCTTCAATGAAGCCTAGCAACCTCGTTATATCCTCATTTTATTTCATACGATCTACTTGAATCGCTATATGACTTATGTTGTATTAGTGAAATATCTATAGTATTGTTGAAGCACGTCCTTCGTAGTGTCATTGAAGCTTGATTGCATCGATCTATTTTTCAATACATTATGAATCATTTTACTAGAATAATAGAAAATATATAGTATTACATAAATACAACTTTGTAGTTTGATATTATTAATTCCGAATGTCATATAATTATATGCTACTTATGATAGGGATAATATATCTATACAAGTATACATATACAAATTTTTGACAAGTGTATTATAACGTTACGAGACAATGTAaacttatgaaaattttaaatttgaagttATCATTTTGCAATGTTACAAtccttgtatttttatttttgattattttcaAAGTGGATATTAGGATAATTTTTTTGTTAAGATATGTTTTATTCGGATTACCATGTGTCAAATTTCTCTAATTAcactaaaattattaaaaaaattaaaaaataaatactaaTCAACTTAGAATCATATCATACATAAGTTTTGATCAATTATATTCATTGTAACTCGAGCTACAATCAACCATCACTCAATATtagatggtagtaccacccaaaactataatattcttttttaattatctaaaaataaaaataaattaggaaAAATAATACTAAGCATATTAgaattatgttattattattatagagaaGTTTTAATATGTTTGAAATCAAACATCACACATCCCTTATTTGGATAATTCAACACcctaaaatttgaaaaaaaaataaaaaaaggatacaACATGTGGTAGAATAATAATATCATGTCAACCTAGAAGTTTAGATAGGTTTGATGATAATTTCTTTATTTAAACTTGAGTTATACTTAGGTTACTTTCAATGATTCAAAAATCTCATATTATGACAAATAATAACCctaaatcaaaaaaattaaaaatagtattaaatattttataatcaatAGTTTTGGAGATGTTTGGATAGGGTTGAGGACAATTTTTGTCACATCTTGGAATTTTTTTATAGGATTACAACATCTTTTCACCGATAATTTTTGTACATTAAGAGCtaagtaaataaatattattctattaatatacataaattataaatatttattaaaatgtaTTTATTCATCACTCAAAAATAAAATCGAATTGAATTTATCTAGTGGTAGAGGAAGGTATATTCTCTGTTAGACTTTGATCTAGTACTACCGAGAGACTGCTCTGAATatcaaaatcaaacaaaaaaatttcAATAACAATTAGTTAGGAACCCTATATGTTAACTATAAAATAAATACATATCCAAAAATCAATCTCCCACTAGTATATATCAAATACCTAAAGAAACACTTTCAATAAATggatagaaaaattttctcttataTGATGAGTTTATATTCTCCCAACAACAGATGAAAATAAACTTATATTGCACTCCTAATAAAGGATGAAGTAGTGTCTCACACTCACCAAAGTTGATACATGTTTCTCCTAATAGCGGATGGCTGAACCATCTAGTTGCCACATATAATAGCCCGTTAATCCCCGAAGGAAATCACCCTACTCACCATCGTTAGAAAAATAAATCATCTCATACTAATCATATCTATATTTTagatgaaataatatattaaaatatctcaatttattttttaaagatcattaatatcaaataatattaattatcccTCGGTTGACTTAATCGTACTCAATCGATCTAATTAAACTTGATTTAACTAGAACCTAACTAAATTGATCTCTAATCCTTGTTTAATTGATCTACAATCACCTTAGACCGGTATAATTTGAAtcagattaggttcaatttaggttaaatagATTTGAATAAGCTAAATCGATTCAGAATTGAATCGATCTAAGTTTATCAaatctaatttaatttaattaatatttgaactcaaatcaaataaaagaaaatgagCTAGCTCGTAAAACAGTAGGCTAAGTTAGGCCAATCTATGTACTAGTCATGTGTACTTCATATAACTATGCATGTATTATTCTTGGTCGAGCTAACCGATAGCACATTAATTGATCATGTGCACCGCATATGAGTGCCCATGTTGGGCTGCGTTGAGCTAGCCTAGGGGCTCGGGTTGACTTGCGAGTTGAGTCTAGCCTATTGACTTGCGAGTTTAGCCTTTCGGCTCAACTTAGTCTATGGGGTGTGACCTAACCTATCGGTTGTTTTCAATTCAAattctaattaattttttttaattttaaattatgacatcataaaattataatcaaGATATTTATTCATTAGCAttgaatcattaaaatataataaataataacatattaaaaagataaaattacataagagaaaaaaaattatttccaatcgagtattatataaatataataaaaatcaaatatcatgtttccaagataaaaaaatatagaaacaggacattaataattataatatattttaatctatgtatcatcttttgttttttgttttctggCATTCATCTGATAATAAATGCATGGAAAATGTTATAGATATGTGCTGCTGGTTGTCGCTTTGACTTGCTGATGTGAATTTTCAGATGAAAATAAGTGCCGACACTTaaagagaggaaaaagaaacAGGTTGGTGTTCTCGAAAGGCAAATATATCCAATGCCAAGTGGAACAGAGCTTCTCATGATTGGGAACAGCCTTGTCCGAGAGCCATGAACAAGTGTTATGGGTTCAAGTCAGAGAGTAATAAAGAAACCTGTTTCTCTCCGCTGCACAGGCTTAAAAGATTCTGGCTGCTCTCAACTTGCTGCTGCAGACCTGCTGCCATATGACCACATGCAGCAAGTGGGGCTGTTGCTCCAGGCTTCTGCTCATGGAGGTTGCTGGCTCTTGAACCTCTGCAACTTTCCAAGGATCCCTCTGCCGCCTCTTCTTGGTGTTCTGCGGGTGCACTGCTAGCCTTTTTGGACACAGGTAGTACACATGCAAAGCAGGCACAGGATTGCATTGTCATCCAAGTGCAGACAATCTTCAAGTTGATCAGTACTTTTATGAATATGATGACCTGAGTTTCTGATTGCCTGCTTGATTTCTCTGTGAAGACTTCGATTCAATGCATTGCTTATGATTGCTTCGCAATCGTCTGAAAGATGATGCCCTCTATGGTAAAAGGTCCATCACCATTGCACTAGAGTTCGCCAGACAGTTTGAGCTTCTCTGCTTCTACCCTTCTCTTGTTGACTTCCTGTTCTTTGGCTTACTTTCATATGAGTCTAGCCACTGAATTTTGTGCTTGCTGTAGCTGAAACACAAAAAAGCCACATCTCTACAAAACAAAGCTTCACCTTATCAGACATCATAAAATAAACAGTATAGCTTAGGAAACATAATAAACCAAACAGTAACAACAGTTAGAAACAGTTGCCAAAAAACAAGAAATGTGAGCAATAATAAATCTGCAAGGAGGCAGAGAGATTCTTCCCTTGGAGTATTATCTCTCATCAACCATCATTTAGGTTTTCTTAACAGTAGGGGGAATGTCATCAGTAGGGACACCTAATGGAACTATCAAAATGCCTCATTGCATGTATATTCACCAAATCCATAGCTTCCACTAACAAAGTCTAGTTCTGAGATATTCTATTACATGCAATGAGTCCTCCTCATGTGCTTCACCATGTTTATGATCTCCAGTCCAAATGAATAGTTAGATGTCTAACACCATCTATTGAGGACCACATGATATTTGATTCCTTCCAGTCTCCGACCAACCACACTCTATCATCATCAGTTTCACAAATAACATATTGATGCTACACATGGCCCATCCATCTTTATGAAGGACTGGAAAGACATTAATTGTGAACAGAAGAAAGATCAAAAAACAAAAGCCGCCACCAACATAGATGCACTTATTTCATTGAAATCTAATAAACTTGTGGCTCATGATTCGTTCATCATTAGTCTGCATGAAGCCTTACGTTGCCTGCAACTGCAAATGGCTGTAAATACTACTTGGAAGGCAAAAGCAAGTGCCGCAAGTTGTGAGAAAACAAAGCTCTTCAGATGATGAAGAAATTATCCAAATCATATGGATCAGTTCCATATGGTCAATGTAACTAAGGTCATTTGACTATAAATAACATAAAGTAAGCGTCGCTAACTAGAGatgtcaaagaaaaaaaattattaggaaCAGGATGACCTACCTGTTTGATAAGGAAATGATGATGTCTCCTCCATGCTAATTGTATGCTTGTAGCAGCCTAGCCAACATGATTTTACTTCTGCTTGTCTCCCCAACCAATTTCAAGAATCATACTATATAGAACAAACATATCCAGTGAATGCATTAATAACATCACTACTCAATAATGGTACTACAGCAAAGAACTCTAGAGAGAGAACAAAGGCTTACTTTTAACTGTTAGAACGCCATGTTCATCAAACCATTGCCTACTAAAGAAAATTGCACTTGAGCAGACGGCCAATGCTCTATATAAAGCCTCGTCCCCTCTGGATGCAAGCACCAACTTTGATTTCCCCATTGTGACATCCTGTACTCGCTGTCAAGAGAGACGATGGCGGGAGGATCACAGAGTTCCGAGAAAGTGAAGCTTCTTGTAGCTGTTCTTGCACTCCAATTCAGCTATGCAGGGTTCCATATAGTTTCCAGAACCGCACTCAACATGGGGATCAGCAAGCTTGTCTTCCCAGTTTATAGGAATGTCATTGCTTTGGTTTTGTTGGCCCCCTTTGCATATTTTCTAGAGAAGTAAGGCAGTTCTCTTGGCTTACATGCTCCTGCTGAGAGCAGTGAAACTTAGTCATTTGATGTCTAAGTCTGGTTTTTCTCTTTCTTCAGGAAAGACAGGCCACCTCTTACCTTATCCTTGCTGTGTCAGTTCTTTCTTCTGGCATTATGTGGGTAAGCAAATACAAAGTCCTGTTTACATGAGTTGTACCAGCTTTCGGTGCCTCTTTCCAAGTCTACACTTGGTTACTGTTCAGCTTAcaatctttcttttttccttttctttttcttaactTCCAGGATAACTGCTAACCAAGGATTCTATCTCTTGGGTTTATATTATTTGTCTCCAACCTATGCTTCTGCCATCCAGAACTCAGTTCCAGCAATAACATTTGCCATGGCTGCAGCTCTAAGGTAATTGAAGGAAATGTAACCAAGTCTATATGCATACATGCAGTATTACATCTCATGTGCTCTTGTTTAATTAATCCTCGTTCCGCAGGCTTGAGCAAATCAATGTCAACAGTAGATATGGTGTGGCAAAGGTGGTCGGAACTGTTGCCAGTATAGGAGGTGCCACCATCATTACTCTCTACAAGGGCCCTCCTCTTCTGAATCACCAACAACATAGCAAACTATTCCTCGGTGCCTCATCGAACACAATACTGAATTGGACATTGGGTTGTGTATACATCCTTGGGAATTGCCTTGCATGGTCAGGTTGGATGGTGCTTCAGGTTAGCCCTTCAATATCTACTCTTCATGAGGGTATCAGTTGGTTTATGGTATCATAACAAGATAGCTTGTGATTGCTTGTGCTGAATGAATACAGGTTCCATTGCTCAAGAAGTACCCTGCCAGGCTCTCAATTACTACAATTACCTGCTTCTTTGGGCTAATCCAATTCCTCATAATAGCAGCCTTCGCAGAGAAGGACATTGAGAGGTGGAAAGTCCACTCCGGAGGGGAGCTCTTTACGATCCTCTATGCTGTAATGCCACCATACATCTGCTGGCTTCTTTGCTTCTCTCGTGATTAAACAAACAGTTTGGGCTGCTGCTTAAGATcatcagatttgcagtcttacgtttGATGCTTATTTTGCAACCTTTACAGGGTCTTGTGGCATCAggagtctctttctctctccagaTTTGGTGCATTGATAGGGGAGGTCCCCTTTTTGTTGCTGTTTTCCAACCAGTGCAGACAGTGGTGGTGGCCATCATGGCAGCTGTTATACTTGGTGACCAGTTGTACTCAGGAGGGTATGGTGACAGTAATTTCATGAAGAATACTTTATAATCACAATTTCTACCATGTAGTGCATAATCTTCTAACATCCTAATAATTGTCTTCCTTGCTCTTTTCCAGGATTATTGGATCCATTCTGATTGTGCTTGGCCTCTACTTTGTCCTCTGGGGGAAAAGTGAGGAGAAGAAACCTACAAAGGAGGCACTGGAGAATAATGACCTTAGAAGGCTTCTCCTTGACCAAGAGAACTTGCATAAAGAAAACGCTGCAGTCACTGACATCCCATGAGAGTGGCCCATTCTGTGTGTCCTGAAAGTATAATGGAGTTGGTGTGGGCAGTCATAGGTTCCAAAAGCCACTGTAAGCTTCACAAGTTCTTCCTGTTCAAGTCTTGTGGGAAGTCATAGATTCCTATAGGCACTGTAAGCTTCACAAGCTCTTCCAGTCTTGTCCAACTTGTACATGGCAGTATGGGTTCTGATCCAGTGGGGATAATGCCCAACTACTTTGAAATGAAGGTGTGACTCACATCTTGATTGATGTTGAACTCTTTTGGCTCCTGCTGTTGGAGTGTTGTAGTCAAGAGGCCATGGCATGAAGTATGTGACAGAAAGCTGGTAACTTGTAGGTGCCTCACATGCAAATGATACTTCTGTCCCTCAAATAACACAGTCTAAGTGTCTTATCATGCAGTACTGTCAGCTGCTGGAATCTGAAATTTCAGGTAATGATCTGTGATCTGGCAACCATTGAATACAATTTATCTGTTTGCAAGAAAAACCATTGTGGGTACTCTTAGTGCAACTGATTGAGCTCAAGCACTGACAGAAATAAGATCTGTATAAGTATGATTATcacgaaaagaaaaaaaattacccCTAAACTTGAACAGATCTTTAGCACCGAAACCGTGCACTGTGTCCATGAAAGACATTTTGCTGCTAATTGTAGCCTTTATAGCAGAACTTTGTCACTGAACTTAAATGGCTTTTTCACAGACCTCCATATCTGGACTCATTCTGGAATACAATTCATTACCAAATTCACTTAGACATTCAGCATGATTTCCTGCCAAACTCTGTCGTAAGTGAGAAATTCCATGAGAAAAACACCCGATTCCCATGAAAAGAATGATTATAGAACTAATTCCTCGATGAGATTTTATTTCACATGTTCAtgcttgatgcatgattttggttTTGTTCACAAAGTAAATTCCATCAACTAATCCTCAGAGGCACTGCCACATTTCAGAGCATACTCTTGTTCCGAAAAGTTCTGAAAGAAACTTGGGACTTCAGACTAAATTGTTCTCAATCAAAGAGATGAACCGCACCATAAATTGTGGATCACAAACCTTGAAGTTCTTTCATGTCAATCGAGCAACGAACACCATATACGATTGAAGATAGCAATGGAGAGCTGAAATGAAGTGTTGTCTTCCAATCCCCTTGCACATCTTTATGAACCACCTCACATGAAGCTTCGTCCTGTCCCTGTCGTTTGCACCATAAACTGCCAAGAGGCCTCTTCAGCCTGCCACCCACGCGTGTGCATTCTATGAACTGGGATCACAAAGTTGTATCATGCATGACACTGCTGCAACAGAGCACGGATTTAATCGTAGATCCAACCTTCACAGACCCCACATCGGGCACTGTGGGGAACAGATCCAATTAAGACGCGTCACTGTCGAGTCCTGGCCATGAGCATGGGCACAAGAGGAGCAATGAAGACAGCTTGGAGTGTTCCTTCGGCTGCTGTCCGTAGCTTCGAACCTGCCACACTGAACGAGTCAATTGATATCATTCATTGTCTCTGGAAGAAACCAAGTCCTTTCGAAGGGCCATGCCATGGAGGGGTTCATGGAAACAGAGATGTTATCCGAATAGCTCCGAAATCAATGCATCAAGCTTCTTCTAAATTTTGCTACAACTTGATGCCTGCAACAATTTCCACTGTGACCTGAAAGCAGGATGCTTCTCTTTTAGAAAATAATATCAATATTCTTTTTGGTATGCTCGTCAAATTTTCTCTAAAGAAAAGGATTTTGTAACCACCATTTCCTGGTTTCTAATTTATAGTTCTGAAACTGATGGAAGACCGCAGGAAACATTAAATATACATAATGTTTCGTATCCTTTTCTGGAGGCCTACAAGCATTTCCTGGAGGCTGATATCACTGTAGAGAATGAGGCTGACCTCAGGAAGTGGAACGGTTGGGTAGATTCTCGACTCCGAAGGTGAAGTTGACCATTAAAACTAACGTGCTTCACTAGATTGAAGCAACTGGATAATTCTTTGGACCTCCTTTTGCTTCAACTCCATTACCCTCGAGGCTTCTCGGACAACACTCGACCCTCTGATTGCTGTTCCTTCATGCCAGTAAGGCTTAGAACTTTGCAATCATGTGGAAACCTTGAGAATGGAGATTCAAGTATCTCACACAAAACATGCGTATGGCCATGTCGTCCTACTAGAACAGCGGAGGCTGGTAAGGCCGTGG of the Musa acuminata AAA Group cultivar baxijiao chromosome BXJ2-10, Cavendish_Baxijiao_AAA, whole genome shotgun sequence genome contains:
- the LOC135625974 gene encoding auxin-induced protein 5NG4-like isoform X1 — its product is MAGGSQSSEKVKLLVAVLALQFSYAGFHIVSRTALNMGISKLVFPVYRNVIALVLLAPFAYFLEKKDRPPLTLSLLCQFFLLALCGITANQGFYLLGLYYLSPTYASAIQNSVPAITFAMAAALRLEQINVNSRYGVAKVVGTVASIGGATIITLYKGPPLLNHQQHSKLFLGASSNTILNWTLGCVYILGNCLAWSGWMVLQVPLLKKYPARLSITTITCFFGLIQFLIIAAFAEKDIERWKVHSGGELFTILYAGLVASGVSFSLQIWCIDRGGPLFVAVFQPVQTVVVAIMAAVILGDQLYSGGIIGSILIVLGLYFVLWGKSEEKKPTKEALENNDLRRLLLDQENLHKENAAVTDIP
- the LOC135625974 gene encoding auxin-induced protein 5NG4-like isoform X2; translation: MAGGSQSSEKVKLLVAVLALQFSYAGFHIVSRTALNMGISKLVFPVYRKDRPPLTLSLLCQFFLLALCGITANQGFYLLGLYYLSPTYASAIQNSVPAITFAMAAALRLEQINVNSRYGVAKVVGTVASIGGATIITLYKGPPLLNHQQHSKLFLGASSNTILNWTLGCVYILGNCLAWSGWMVLQVPLLKKYPARLSITTITCFFGLIQFLIIAAFAEKDIERWKVHSGGELFTILYAGLVASGVSFSLQIWCIDRGGPLFVAVFQPVQTVVVAIMAAVILGDQLYSGGIIGSILIVLGLYFVLWGKSEEKKPTKEALENNDLRRLLLDQENLHKENAAVTDIP